A genome region from Alkalimarinus coralli includes the following:
- the typA gene encoding translational GTPase TypA: MIQNLRNIAIIAHVDHGKTTLVDKLLSQSGTLERKDEGAERIMDSNDQEKERGITILAKNTAISWNDYRINIVDTPGHADFGGEVERVLSMVDSVLLLVDAVDGPMPQTRFVTSKAFEKGLRPIVVINKIDRPGARPDWVMDQVFELFDNLGATDEQLDFPVIYASAINGIAGLDPEDMAEDMTPLYEMITEKVPAPDVDPEGAFQMQVSALAYDSYVGVIGVGRITRGTLAPNQQVIVKSANGDERKGKVLNVKGYLGLEQVETQLATAGDIVCINGIDGLSISDTLCDPECVESLPALSVDEPTVSMTFIVNDSPFAGKEGKFVTTRNIKDRLDQELIHNVALRVTQGDTPDKFVVSGRGELHLSVLIETMRREGFEMGVSRPEVVQKQVGDEIHEPFEQVVIDVQEEHQGSIMEELGLRKGELTNMEPDGKGRVRLEFIIPSRGLIGFRGTFLTLTSGSGIMTSIFDHYGPVKQGDSFSRQNGVLVSMVKGKTAAYALFNIQARGKLFLGHAVDVYEGQIIGLHSRSNDLVVNPIKGKQLTNVRASGTDEALTLVPPIKHTLEQALEFIEDDELVEVTPLSIRIRKKLLTENERKRAK; this comes from the coding sequence GTGATTCAGAATCTTCGTAACATCGCCATCATCGCTCACGTTGATCATGGTAAAACGACCCTGGTTGATAAACTACTGAGCCAGTCCGGCACCCTTGAGCGTAAGGATGAAGGTGCTGAACGCATCATGGACTCCAATGATCAGGAAAAAGAGCGGGGTATTACCATTCTGGCGAAAAACACCGCAATAAGCTGGAATGACTATCGCATTAATATTGTGGACACCCCGGGGCACGCAGACTTTGGTGGCGAAGTAGAGCGTGTTTTGTCTATGGTTGACTCTGTACTGTTGTTGGTGGATGCCGTTGACGGCCCGATGCCTCAGACGCGATTTGTAACCTCAAAAGCGTTCGAAAAGGGATTGCGTCCAATTGTTGTCATTAACAAAATCGACCGCCCAGGCGCCAGACCTGACTGGGTTATGGATCAGGTTTTTGAGTTGTTTGATAACTTGGGTGCAACAGATGAACAGTTGGATTTCCCTGTCATTTATGCGTCTGCGATCAATGGTATTGCCGGTCTTGATCCTGAAGATATGGCTGAGGATATGACTCCCCTCTATGAGATGATCACCGAAAAAGTGCCTGCGCCGGATGTTGACCCGGAGGGTGCATTTCAGATGCAGGTGTCTGCACTGGCATATGACAGTTATGTGGGGGTTATTGGCGTAGGGCGTATTACGCGAGGTACTCTGGCGCCTAACCAGCAAGTCATTGTAAAAAGCGCCAATGGTGATGAGCGCAAGGGCAAAGTGCTTAATGTTAAGGGTTACTTAGGTCTTGAACAGGTTGAGACACAGTTGGCGACAGCGGGCGATATTGTTTGTATTAATGGTATCGATGGTTTGAGTATATCAGATACTCTGTGTGACCCTGAGTGCGTAGAGTCATTGCCGGCGCTAAGCGTCGATGAACCAACAGTAAGCATGACGTTTATTGTTAATGACTCTCCATTTGCAGGTAAGGAAGGTAAGTTTGTAACAACGCGAAATATCAAGGATCGCCTGGATCAAGAGCTGATACATAATGTGGCACTACGTGTTACCCAAGGGGATACGCCTGATAAGTTTGTGGTGTCTGGTCGTGGGGAGCTGCATTTATCTGTTTTGATTGAGACTATGCGACGCGAAGGTTTCGAAATGGGGGTTTCCCGCCCTGAAGTGGTGCAGAAGCAGGTTGGCGATGAGATTCACGAGCCATTTGAGCAGGTTGTTATTGATGTTCAGGAAGAGCATCAAGGCTCCATTATGGAAGAGTTGGGCTTGCGTAAGGGCGAGCTGACAAATATGGAACCAGACGGAAAGGGTCGTGTCCGGCTGGAGTTTATTATTCCATCGCGGGGCTTGATCGGGTTTCGCGGCACGTTTCTGACTCTGACTTCAGGTTCGGGAATCATGACGAGTATCTTTGATCACTACGGGCCGGTTAAGCAAGGTGATTCGTTTAGCCGTCAAAATGGTGTCTTGGTTAGTATGGTTAAAGGTAAGACAGCTGCTTATGCATTGTTCAATATCCAGGCTCGAGGGAAGTTGTTCCTTGGGCATGCGGTGGATGTTTATGAAGGTCAAATTATAGGGCTGCACTCGCGCTCAAATGACTTGGTTGTTAACCCGATCAAGGGTAAGCAGTTGACTAATGTCAGGGCGTCAGGAACTGATGAGGCGCTTACATTGGTTCCGCCTATTAAGCATACTCTTGAGCAGGCATTGGAGTTTATCGAGGATGATGAGCTGGTAGAGGTGACTCCGTTAAGCATTCGAATTCGTAAGAAGCTATTAACCGAAAATGAGCGCAAGCGGGCAAAATAA
- the pip gene encoding prolyl aminopeptidase, translating to MLTLFPDLAPNEIYRFSVSALHDIYVEEAGNPNGFPVVVMHGGPGLGCGRYLRRFFDAERFRIILIDQRGAGKSQPLGELDENDADLVVSDMELVRSRLNIDKWLVFGYDWGGALAILYAQRYAHAVAGVLVQGVMLGGQKEVDWLFRDGCNRVFPDGWDKFLAFLDVGEYGDILAAYSERLNSENELVQMQAAKAWACWMASCSTLHPNQSVVDYYSSPHVAIALAKLQCHYFSSAGFGVSEEIKNGMARLNGIPAVLIHGRYDLISPLSSALELQREWLGSEVHIIRDAGHSIAEPAIIDALLSSTGQLLDKVGPQIA from the coding sequence ATGCTAACCTTATTTCCCGATTTAGCCCCAAATGAAATCTACCGTTTTTCGGTGTCGGCCTTGCATGATATTTATGTAGAGGAGGCGGGCAACCCGAATGGCTTTCCTGTTGTCGTGATGCATGGCGGGCCAGGGCTTGGCTGTGGTCGTTATTTAAGGCGCTTTTTTGATGCGGAGCGGTTTCGAATTATTCTGATTGATCAGCGAGGGGCGGGAAAGTCGCAGCCGCTTGGCGAGCTTGATGAAAACGATGCTGATCTCGTCGTTTCCGACATGGAGCTTGTGAGGAGCAGGCTAAATATTGATAAGTGGTTAGTGTTTGGGTACGACTGGGGCGGTGCGCTAGCTATACTCTATGCCCAGCGGTACGCCCATGCAGTGGCAGGGGTATTGGTGCAGGGTGTTATGTTGGGGGGCCAAAAAGAAGTCGACTGGCTATTTAGGGATGGCTGTAATCGCGTTTTCCCCGATGGGTGGGATAAGTTTTTGGCTTTTTTGGATGTGGGCGAGTATGGCGACATTCTTGCTGCTTACTCAGAAAGGCTGAATAGCGAGAATGAGCTGGTTCAGATGCAGGCGGCTAAAGCCTGGGCGTGTTGGATGGCTAGTTGCTCAACGCTACACCCAAATCAGTCGGTCGTGGACTACTACTCCAGTCCCCATGTTGCGATAGCTTTGGCTAAACTGCAGTGCCACTATTTCTCTAGTGCCGGGTTTGGTGTATCAGAAGAAATCAAAAACGGGATGGCGCGCCTGAATGGTATTCCGGCAGTTTTGATTCATGGCCGTTATGACTTGATTTCACCCTTGAGTAGTGCGCTTGAGCTTCAGCGTGAGTGGCTGGGCTCGGAAGTCCATATTATTAGAGATGCGGGGCACTCAATAGCTGAGCCCGCGATTATTGATGCGCTATTGAGTTCGACGGGGCAGTTGCTTGATAAGGTGGGTCCTCAGATAGCATGA
- the dtd gene encoding D-aminoacyl-tRNA deacylase, protein MKGLIQRVSEASVRVDGGVVGEIGKGILLLLGVEKDDSQKSADRLLNKVLSYRIFDDESGKMNLSLKDVDGALLIVSQFTIVADTKKGLRPGFSSGAAPEHGRLLYEYFARQAAELNSKVELGSYGADMKVSLINDGPVTFMLEG, encoded by the coding sequence TTGAAGGGTTTAATACAGAGAGTTTCAGAAGCTTCTGTCAGGGTTGATGGAGGTGTTGTTGGTGAAATTGGTAAGGGCATCCTGTTGCTGCTTGGAGTTGAGAAAGATGACTCGCAGAAATCGGCAGATCGCCTGTTAAACAAAGTACTCTCCTATCGCATATTTGATGATGAGTCAGGGAAGATGAATTTAAGTCTAAAGGATGTAGACGGTGCGCTCCTTATAGTTTCTCAGTTTACAATCGTGGCCGATACCAAAAAGGGATTGCGTCCAGGTTTTTCGTCTGGTGCGGCGCCCGAACACGGCAGGCTTCTATATGAATATTTCGCTCGTCAGGCTGCTGAATTGAACTCCAAAGTCGAGTTGGGCAGTTATGGTGCAGATATGAAGGTGTCTTTGATTAATGATGGCCCGGTTACTTTTATGCTTGAGGGGTAG